A window of the Synechococcus sp. LTW-R genome harbors these coding sequences:
- a CDS encoding chlorophyll a/b-binding protein produces MNKQEFRYEPVESFGKSMTSKRPWDVSALAGVEQLNGRVAMLGFAAALIGEWLTGYGPAGQIMALLRWYLS; encoded by the coding sequence ATGAACAAGCAGGAGTTCCGCTACGAACCCGTCGAGTCCTTCGGCAAGAGCATGACGTCCAAACGCCCTTGGGACGTCTCGGCCTTGGCTGGCGTCGAGCAACTCAACGGCCGCGTCGCCATGTTGGGCTTTGCCGCCGCGTTGATTGGCGAGTGGCTCACCGGCTACGGCCCGGCCGGACAAATCATGGCGCTGTTGCGCTGGTATCTCAGCTGA
- a CDS encoding high light inducible protein, producing MNNNQVTDQWCQNRAEEQIHQQQLQNVERFNGRMAMLGIVIGIITEGLTGQGIAHQIGLGPLVDGYASCHTQYLPFCF from the coding sequence ATGAACAACAACCAAGTCACCGACCAGTGGTGCCAGAACCGCGCCGAAGAGCAAATCCACCAGCAACAGCTCCAGAACGTTGAGCGCTTCAACGGCCGGATGGCGATGCTCGGCATCGTCATCGGGATCATCACCGAGGGACTCACCGGCCAAGGCATCGCACATCAGATCGGCCTGGGCCCCCTGGTCGACGGCTACGCGAGCTGCCACACCCAGTACCTTCCCTTCTGCTTCTGA
- a CDS encoding YccF domain-containing protein, which produces MFRFLFNLLWFVLGGLVMGLGWWLAGLLCAISVVGLPWARSCFVIGNFSFWPFGQEEISRQALTGRRDWGTGSLGTLGNAIWFLVAGWWLAIGHLTSALACFLTVVGIPFGLQHIKFAQIALAPVGMTVVPKR; this is translated from the coding sequence GTGTTCCGCTTCCTGTTCAACCTGCTCTGGTTTGTCCTGGGCGGATTGGTCATGGGCCTGGGTTGGTGGCTTGCTGGCCTGCTTTGTGCGATCAGCGTTGTCGGCTTGCCCTGGGCCCGCTCCTGCTTCGTGATTGGCAATTTCTCCTTCTGGCCCTTCGGTCAGGAGGAGATCTCACGTCAGGCCCTGACCGGTCGCCGCGATTGGGGCACCGGTTCCCTGGGGACGCTCGGGAATGCGATTTGGTTCCTCGTGGCCGGCTGGTGGCTTGCGATCGGTCACCTGACCTCAGCCTTGGCCTGCTTCCTCACGGTTGTGGGGATTCCCTTTGGCCTGCAGCACATCAAGTTCGCCCAGATTGCACTGGCTCCGGTCGGGATGACGGTCGTCCCCAAGCGTTGA
- a CDS encoding cupin domain-containing protein — protein sequence MKRCSWLTPLAVACLCASSPLALRAHDGHGAAALGVEVTELASSSKEWDGRTLPRYPDGQPQVKVLRITIPAGVRLPLHWHPVINAAVILKGALALELVDGSTRTFREGEALIEVVNTIHTGRALGTQPVELVVFYAGVEGSPTTVLTTTAQPPR from the coding sequence ATGAAGCGTTGCTCGTGGCTAACCCCTTTGGCCGTGGCCTGCCTTTGCGCGAGCTCCCCCCTGGCGCTCCGGGCCCACGACGGCCACGGGGCGGCGGCCCTGGGTGTTGAGGTGACGGAACTCGCCAGCTCCAGCAAGGAGTGGGATGGCCGAACCCTGCCCCGGTATCCAGACGGTCAACCCCAGGTGAAGGTCCTGCGCATCACGATCCCGGCCGGGGTGCGTCTGCCGCTGCACTGGCATCCCGTGATCAACGCCGCCGTGATCCTCAAGGGGGCCTTGGCCCTTGAGTTGGTGGACGGTTCCACCCGCACCTTTCGCGAGGGTGAGGCCTTGATCGAGGTGGTGAACACCATCCACACGGGCCGTGCCCTGGGGACGCAGCCGGTGGAGCTCGTGGTCTTTTACGCCGGCGTTGAGGGCTCCCCTACGACGGTCTTGACGACAACGGCCCAGCCCCCGCGTTAG
- a CDS encoding DUF3104 domain-containing protein, which yields MPAFLLVRVGDVVLVEPPEQDWWVGQVIHREGGARDNGNSFFQIACVDTGVIRTVNPNSVTGVVKPSSSRACSAA from the coding sequence GTGCCTGCTTTTCTCTTGGTGCGCGTCGGTGATGTGGTGCTGGTGGAGCCTCCTGAGCAGGACTGGTGGGTCGGTCAGGTGATTCACCGCGAAGGTGGGGCCAGGGACAATGGCAACAGCTTTTTTCAGATCGCCTGCGTGGACACGGGGGTGATTCGAACGGTGAACCCCAACAGCGTCACCGGCGTTGTGAAGCCTTCCTCGTCTCGCGCATGCTCAGCAGCTTGA
- a CDS encoding SulP family inorganic anion transporter — MRSPFREPPESKVWRLSRTWSQPWLKNWRGDITGGITTAVVALPLAMAFGLTSGAGAIAGLWGAIVLGFIAAPLGGTPSQVSGPTGPMTVIMAAVITALVGRYGPEAGLAVAFTVALLAGGLQVLFGVFRLGQYIVQMPYSVISGFMSGIGVIVVVLQLPILLGLNLKGTIPQILGALPAQLPNLNGLALLIGCLTFALIRAYPRRWNRWIPAPLVALVVISALSTLLPEGSLPRLGAIPQGLPTLRWPELRFDDLRLLGGYAITLAVLGSIDSLLTSLVADNITRTQHRSDRELIGQGLGNMAAALVGGLPGAGATMRTVTNVQAGGKTPLSGMVHSLALLIVTLGAGPFAAGIPLAVLGGILLHVGLEIVDWSFLKRAPRLSWKATGLMWLVLLLTVFWDLVTAVVIGVSLANVITIKDQADALQKSSQRIAGGDGDPNALKLAGEEQALLREAGSELALLNLAGPLSFGASRYLTQLLQESAAYATLILDLTAVSHLGVTASLAIDAVCRDATRQGRRVILAVPQERYRERLGRLAITRFIGVEICLTRLEALQCARSHQLAARSEKAS; from the coding sequence ATGCGCTCTCCTTTCCGTGAGCCCCCCGAGTCCAAGGTCTGGCGACTCAGTCGGACCTGGAGCCAGCCCTGGCTGAAGAACTGGCGTGGAGACATCACCGGCGGCATCACGACCGCCGTCGTGGCGTTGCCCCTGGCCATGGCCTTTGGCTTGACCTCGGGGGCCGGTGCCATCGCAGGCCTCTGGGGCGCGATTGTTCTGGGCTTCATCGCCGCCCCCCTCGGCGGCACCCCCTCCCAGGTCTCGGGCCCCACCGGCCCGATGACCGTGATCATGGCCGCGGTCATTACGGCACTGGTGGGTCGCTATGGCCCGGAGGCCGGCCTGGCGGTGGCCTTCACCGTGGCGCTGCTCGCCGGTGGACTGCAGGTGCTCTTCGGGGTCTTCCGCCTCGGGCAATACATCGTGCAGATGCCCTATTCGGTGATCTCCGGCTTCATGTCGGGAATCGGCGTGATCGTGGTCGTGCTGCAGCTGCCGATCCTGCTGGGGCTCAACCTCAAGGGCACCATCCCCCAGATCCTGGGGGCGCTCCCCGCACAACTCCCCAACCTGAACGGCCTGGCCCTGCTGATTGGCTGCCTGACCTTTGCCCTGATCCGCGCCTACCCCCGGCGCTGGAATCGCTGGATCCCCGCCCCGCTGGTGGCCTTGGTCGTGATCTCGGCCCTCAGCACCCTGCTGCCGGAGGGCTCCCTCCCCCGCCTCGGAGCCATTCCCCAGGGCCTGCCGACCCTGCGCTGGCCCGAGCTGCGCTTCGATGACCTCCGCCTGCTGGGCGGTTATGCGATCACCCTCGCCGTCCTGGGCTCGATTGACTCGCTGCTCACCTCCCTGGTGGCCGACAACATCACCCGAACCCAACACCGCTCCGATCGCGAACTGATCGGCCAGGGCCTGGGCAACATGGCCGCCGCCCTCGTCGGTGGCCTACCTGGAGCGGGCGCGACGATGCGCACCGTCACCAACGTGCAGGCCGGAGGCAAGACCCCCCTCTCGGGGATGGTCCACTCGCTGGCCCTGCTGATCGTGACCCTGGGGGCGGGCCCCTTCGCGGCCGGCATCCCTCTGGCCGTCCTGGGCGGAATCCTGCTGCATGTGGGCCTGGAGATCGTCGACTGGAGCTTCCTCAAGCGCGCCCCACGCCTCTCCTGGAAAGCCACGGGTCTGATGTGGCTGGTCCTCTTGCTCACGGTCTTCTGGGACCTGGTCACCGCGGTGGTGATCGGGGTCTCGCTGGCCAACGTGATCACCATCAAGGACCAGGCCGATGCCCTTCAAAAAAGCAGCCAACGGATCGCCGGCGGCGATGGAGATCCCAATGCCCTGAAGCTCGCTGGCGAGGAGCAAGCGCTGCTGCGGGAAGCTGGCAGTGAGCTGGCGCTCTTGAACCTGGCGGGCCCGCTGAGCTTTGGGGCCAGCCGCTATCTGACGCAGCTCCTCCAGGAAAGCGCTGCCTACGCCACCTTGATCCTCGATCTGACGGCCGTCTCCCATCTGGGGGTCACGGCCTCCCTGGCCATCGACGCGGTCTGCCGCGATGCCACCCGCCAAGGACGGCGGGTGATCCTCGCGGTCCCCCAGGAGCGCTACCGGGAACGACTCGGACGGCTCGCCATCACCCGCTTCATCGGCGTGGAGATCTGCCTGACCCGGCTCGAGGCGCTGCAGTGCGCCCGCAGCCATCAGCTTGCGGCCAGATCCGAGAAGGCTTCCTAG
- a CDS encoding galactose oxidase, giving the protein MEAKLLRASRSGRVCITCQHFTYGTDAHCRTLLGCKLQSKQLDQGEHLTKKCRHWLTRRERQVGWCPEAA; this is encoded by the coding sequence ATGGAGGCCAAGCTGCTGCGGGCCTCCCGATCGGGACGGGTCTGCATCACCTGCCAACACTTCACCTACGGAACCGACGCCCATTGCAGAACCCTGCTCGGCTGCAAGCTGCAGTCCAAGCAGCTCGACCAAGGGGAACACCTCACGAAAAAGTGCAGGCATTGGCTGACCCGGCGCGAACGCCAGGTGGGCTGGTGCCCAGAGGCGGCCTGA
- a CDS encoding DUF3764 family protein — protein MLETHVLTFSINKPFEEWVTIYDSSASLQEAAGIQSLFRGVSKDDPTKVCAVMQAEAGVMEQFISGNAAMIASSGHILESTVSQVFL, from the coding sequence ATGCTCGAAACCCACGTACTCACCTTCTCGATCAACAAGCCGTTTGAGGAGTGGGTCACCATCTATGACTCCTCTGCTTCGCTTCAAGAGGCCGCAGGGATCCAGAGCCTTTTTCGTGGGGTGAGCAAGGACGACCCAACCAAGGTCTGTGCCGTGATGCAGGCTGAAGCTGGGGTGATGGAGCAGTTCATTTCAGGCAATGCCGCGATGATTGCTTCCTCTGGTCACATCCTGGAGAGCACGGTGAGTCAGGTCTTCCTCTGA
- a CDS encoding alpha/beta hydrolase: protein MMKFLLPLAGASCLFLGLPAQANPNTPIPLNSDESGVAYGPAVFVPPHGGPRLTARAVGYGFVRSNTLLPLGGAEVIDNPVPQNLSDLSGWSTEQLQAGLQQEYSVDVAAVARFLYSPKGEQFLKESIQESNYTPYYSQQNSLQAVRSAIILDSLDGKLSSYGMMKMLPTDQRLQGSMKVCDVNSIENSQQATSLLSWYMNTPACIAAYTAEAPEPVQQPVRGLW, encoded by the coding sequence ATGATGAAATTCCTTCTTCCGCTGGCGGGTGCCAGTTGTTTGTTCCTGGGGCTGCCTGCCCAGGCCAATCCGAACACGCCGATTCCGCTGAACTCCGATGAGTCCGGTGTGGCCTATGGACCGGCAGTGTTTGTTCCTCCCCATGGCGGTCCGCGTTTGACCGCTCGCGCGGTCGGCTACGGCTTTGTTCGCTCCAACACCCTGCTGCCTTTGGGTGGTGCAGAAGTCATCGACAATCCTGTTCCCCAGAATCTCTCTGACCTGTCGGGCTGGTCGACGGAGCAGCTCCAGGCTGGTCTCCAGCAGGAGTACAGCGTGGATGTGGCCGCCGTGGCTCGCTTCCTGTATTCCCCCAAGGGTGAGCAGTTCCTGAAAGAGAGCATTCAGGAGAGCAACTACACCCCCTACTACAGCCAGCAGAACAGCCTGCAGGCCGTGCGCAGCGCCATCATTCTTGACTCCCTCGACGGCAAGCTCTCGAGCTACGGAATGATGAAGATGCTTCCCACCGACCAGCGCCTCCAGGGCTCGATGAAGGTCTGTGATGTGAACAGCATCGAGAACAGCCAGCAGGCCACCTCGCTGCTCAGCTGGTACATGAACACTCCGGCTTGCATCGCGGCCTACACCGCCGAAGCTCCCGAGCCGGTCCAGCAGCCCGTTCGCGGCCTCTGGTGA
- a CDS encoding DUF4278 domain-containing protein: MERGLGLTRELIMQLTYMGNSYTQKNSVQDKAPVELTYRRNVYNARLADATASTIHLTYRGNTYER, from the coding sequence ATGGAACGGGGACTCGGGCTAACTCGTGAACTCATCATGCAACTCACCTACATGGGTAATTCCTATACCCAGAAAAACTCTGTCCAAGACAAAGCGCCTGTTGAGCTGACCTATCGCCGCAACGTCTACAACGCACGTCTGGCAGACGCGACCGCAAGCACCATTCACCTGACCTACCGAGGCAACACCTACGAGAGGTAA
- a CDS encoding TIGR03643 family protein: MRTFEPEELDRIIEMAWEDRTTFEAIHHQFGLSEQEVIELMRQSMKASSFRMWRKRVSGRKTKHQATSSSTRFRAKCHK; this comes from the coding sequence ATGCGGACTTTTGAACCGGAGGAACTCGACCGCATCATCGAGATGGCATGGGAGGACCGCACCACTTTTGAGGCCATCCATCACCAATTTGGACTCTCTGAACAGGAGGTGATCGAACTGATGCGTCAGTCGATGAAAGCCTCGTCGTTCAGGATGTGGCGCAAGCGCGTCAGTGGACGCAAAACCAAACACCAAGCCACCAGCAGCTCCACCCGCTTTCGGGCCAAGTGCCACAAGTGA
- a CDS encoding cytochrome P450 — MPAKPLPNTGAVSGLKETLDFFSDPSFAQRRFETYGDVFATKLLAQPIVFIRGERAISDLFSQSEALEGWWPESVKQLLGSRSLANRNGAGHKARRRVVGQLFSSAALARYSPSITALVDELAEELKASDGPIPLAGQMRRFAFTVIATTVLGLDRGSRDALFADFEIWTKALFSIPLAIPGTPFAKAMAARARLLNRIKAVLKAGSNQGGLDLISGGLDEAGIPLDDDDLAEQLLLLLFAGYETTASSLSCLFRALLLHPEVLHWLQSDLICGPWPATTAPQSQKLDATVLEVMRQTPPVGGFFRRSLHPIELAGVAVPEKSVIQVALTPSGTKSGTDLSEFRPQRHLDGSFDQTLLPFGGGERVCLGKALAELEIRLMAVGLLRQVQLQLVPGQDLSLQLVPSPTPRSGLLVTATGR; from the coding sequence ATGCCTGCCAAGCCTCTGCCCAATACGGGTGCGGTGAGCGGCCTAAAGGAAACCCTGGATTTCTTCAGCGATCCGAGCTTCGCCCAACGGCGCTTTGAGACCTATGGCGATGTCTTCGCCACCAAGCTGCTGGCCCAGCCGATCGTGTTTATCCGCGGTGAGCGCGCGATAAGCGATCTCTTCAGCCAGAGCGAGGCGCTGGAGGGCTGGTGGCCGGAGAGCGTGAAACAGCTGCTGGGCAGCCGATCACTCGCCAACCGCAACGGCGCCGGCCACAAAGCGCGTCGGCGCGTCGTCGGTCAACTGTTCTCCAGCGCAGCCCTCGCGCGCTACAGCCCATCGATCACAGCGCTGGTGGATGAGCTCGCCGAGGAACTCAAGGCATCCGACGGCCCCATCCCCTTGGCCGGGCAGATGCGCCGCTTCGCCTTCACGGTGATCGCCACCACGGTGCTGGGGCTGGATCGAGGCAGCCGCGACGCGCTCTTTGCTGACTTTGAGATCTGGACGAAGGCCCTCTTCTCCATTCCCTTGGCGATCCCCGGCACACCCTTTGCCAAAGCGATGGCTGCTCGCGCGCGACTCTTGAACCGCATCAAGGCGGTCTTGAAAGCCGGCAGCAACCAAGGCGGCCTGGATCTGATCAGTGGCGGGCTCGATGAAGCCGGCATTCCCTTGGATGACGACGATCTGGCCGAGCAGCTGCTGCTGTTGCTCTTCGCTGGCTACGAAACCACGGCCTCCTCGCTGAGCTGTCTCTTCCGCGCGCTGCTCCTGCATCCCGAGGTGCTGCATTGGCTGCAGAGCGATCTGATCTGCGGCCCATGGCCAGCGACCACAGCACCGCAATCGCAAAAGCTCGACGCCACCGTGCTGGAGGTGATGCGCCAAACACCACCGGTGGGGGGCTTCTTCCGCCGCAGCCTGCACCCCATTGAGCTAGCCGGAGTCGCCGTTCCCGAAAAAAGCGTGATCCAGGTGGCCCTCACGCCATCAGGGACCAAGAGCGGAACCGATCTCTCGGAGTTCAGACCGCAGCGCCATCTCGATGGCTCCTTTGATCAAACCCTCCTCCCCTTTGGTGGCGGGGAGAGGGTCTGCCTGGGCAAAGCCCTCGCCGAACTGGAAATCAGACTGATGGCCGTTGGCCTGCTGCGGCAAGTCCAGCTGCAGCTGGTGCCTGGTCAAGATCTGTCGCTCCAGCTGGTGCCCAGCCCCACTCCACGCAGTGGCCTTCTGGTCACCGCAACTGGGCGCTAA
- a CDS encoding DoxX family protein, whose amino-acid sequence MPLSNPVELVTAFLAATIALWFVGRSVPWAELEIEGAKLPLSAAVLRYLTRPGLIASTGLLLLRLSIGLLMIHHGQEKLADPQQFANTYVASLHLPFPLFFAYAAGFSELLGSWLVILGLFTPLGALALTSTMAVAAYQHILTGGFNIYVLELVLLYLGGSLAILLTGPGRFSFDAGMAPFLLNNSVGATPSGGSGLQLSAIPIEKPE is encoded by the coding sequence ATGCCTCTCTCAAATCCTGTTGAGTTGGTCACGGCTTTTTTGGCTGCCACCATCGCCCTGTGGTTTGTGGGCCGCAGTGTTCCATGGGCGGAACTTGAAATCGAGGGAGCGAAGTTACCCCTCTCAGCCGCCGTTCTGAGGTACTTAACTCGGCCAGGGCTTATTGCATCAACAGGGTTACTGCTGCTCCGACTAAGCATCGGTCTGTTGATGATTCACCACGGTCAAGAAAAACTCGCCGATCCACAGCAGTTCGCCAACACCTACGTTGCGTCGCTGCACCTGCCCTTTCCTCTGTTCTTTGCCTATGCAGCTGGTTTTTCTGAGTTGCTCGGGAGTTGGCTTGTAATCCTGGGTTTGTTTACTCCCCTGGGGGCTCTCGCGCTCACCTCAACTATGGCCGTGGCGGCCTATCAACACATCCTCACAGGTGGATTCAATATTTATGTGTTGGAGCTTGTCTTGCTGTACCTAGGAGGCAGCCTTGCGATCTTGCTGACTGGCCCCGGTCGTTTCTCGTTTGATGCAGGGATGGCTCCGTTTTTGCTCAACAATTCTGTTGGCGCCACCCCTAGTGGTGGAAGTGGACTGCAACTCTCAGCTATTCCTATTGAAAAACCTGAGTAG